From the genome of Oceanispirochaeta sp.:
TCTGTCATCCCGTTCGCTCTCCAGAGGCTTCTGGCTCCCGCCATGCGGCGTCCGTCTTTTGTTTCTGAACTTCTCCATGCTCCGGCCATATATATACTCCTGTGTCTGTTAATTTAACCTTTCTTTGACTGATCAGTATAAACCTATCGCCGGTGAAATCAAGGCGAGGTCTGGTGAAAAATAGAGGATGGGTTGTTGCAATAACTGCAATATTTATTATTCTATGGAATCAATGACCTACTATGGTTAAACTGGTTACTAGAGATGAAAATGAAGGATACAGTATTGAAAAAGAAAACCATCGCACTTGTGGCTCACGATAACAGAAAAGAAGACCTCATCGAATGGGTGGAATGGAACTACGAGATTCTGATTGATCATAAATTGATCTGTACAGGGACTACAGGGAAACTGGTTGAAAAGGCGATCAGGAAAAAGCTTGCCTTTGAAGCTGAGCATGATCTGAACATTATCAAGTTGAAGTCGGGTCCTCTGGGAGGGGACCTGCAGCTGGGTGCCCTGATCTGCACTGGTGAGGTAGACCTGATCATCTTCCTCTGGGATCCTATGCAGCCCCAGCCTCATGACGTGGATGTCAAAGCCCTGTTGCGCATTTCTGTCCTCTACAATCTTCCCATTGCCAATAACAGGGCCACTGCGGATTATCTGATCTCCTCTCCCTTGTTTGACGGTGATGAGTACGAGCCTGTTTTAAAAGACTACTCTACCTATATTAACAGGATGGGCTGAATGACCCAGCAGGATCTGATAGCCCTGTCAGAAGTTTCTTTGTTCAATAATGTGGATATTCTGGATCTGGAACACTTCTTTAAGGACTTTTCTGTCCAGACTCAGACCTATGATGATGCACAATTGATTGCTCAGCAGGGAGAGCTGTACATTGAGCTGATCTTCATTCTTCATGGAAAAGCGGCAGCTTCCATGACGGCTCCCAATGGGAAAGTGGTCCGTCTTGAAACATTGCAGGGTCCCTGTGCCGCCGCGTCGGCGGTGCTTTTTTCCAGCCAGAAGGCCCTTCCTGTGACCCTTCATTCCATCCAATCTTCCCAGATTCTTCGAATTCCGGAAGACACCATAGTGACGCTGATGCAGAGCTTCCCCGCTTTCCTGCGGGCTTACCTCCGGGAGAATGGGGACAAACTTCTTTTTCTGGCTGAAAAAATCAGACTGTTTCAGTTCAAGTCACTGAAACAGAAGCTCATAGGTCACTTCCTGATGCTTGCGGCGAGACAGGAGCGGGATGAGATAGAAATGGTTTATTCCCGGGAAGACCTGTCTCAGTTGATGGGGGTCGCCCGGCCCAGTCTAAGCCGGGAGTTTTCAAATTTGGTGAATGCCGGTCTGATTGAAGCCAAGGGGAAGAAGGTCCGTTTCATCAATAAAGCGGGTTTGATGAAAATGCTGCAGGAGGAATAAAAAAACGGCTCCTTCTTCCCGTCTCTGAGAACAGAGACTCTAAAGGAGCCGTTTCCTTAGATTTCTGAGTGATCAGGCACCCATAAACAGTTTGATATCGTCTTCCACTTCACCAATTCCGGCAATGCCGAAGTTTTCAATGAGAACATGGGCCACATTGGGGCTGAGGAATGCAGGGAGGGTTGGTCCCAGGTGGATGTCTTTGACACCCAGAGATAAGAGGGCGAGGAGAACGATAACAGCCTTCTGCTCATACCAGGCAATGTTGTAGCTGATAGGCAGGTCGTTGATGTCGTTCAGTTCGAATACTTCTTTCAGTTTAAGTGCGGTGACAGCCAGGGAGTAGGAGTCATTGCATTGACCCGCATCCAGAACCCGGGGGATTCCGCCAATATCGCCAAGGGGCAGTTTGTTATAGCGGTATTTGGCGCAACCAGCCGTCAGGATAACAGTGTCATCAGGAAGCTCTTTGGCGAACTCGCTGTAGTAGTCTCTGCCTTTCATTCTTCCATCACATCCGGCCATAACAAAGAAGCGTTTGATCGCACCGGATTTTACCGCAGCCACAACTTTATCTGCCAGAGCCAGGACCTGGGCGTGGGCAAATCCGCCGATAATGCTTCCGGTTTCAATTTCTACGGGGGGAGCACATTTTTTGGCTGCCTCGATGACCGCAGAAAAATCCTTGTCTCCATTGTCCAGTTTTGCACTGAGGATCTTCACTCCGGGATATCCGGCGGCTCCCGTGGTGTACATTCTGTCGATGTAACTGGCTTTGGGAGGGGTGATACAGTTGGTCGTCATCAGGATGGGACCATTGAAGGAGGCGAACTCTTTGTCCTGTTTCCACCAGGCGTTTCCATAGTTTCCAACAAAGTGGCTGTATTTTTTAAAGGAGGGGTAGTAGTTGGCAGGAAGCATTTCGCTGTGTGTATAGACATCTACTCCCGTACCTTCTGTCTGTTTTAACAGGCTTTCCATGTCCCTCAGGTCATGTCCTGATATAAGGATTCCGGGATTGCTGCCTGTACCGATATTCACCTCTGTAATTTCAGGGTTGCCGTAGCTTTCTGTATTGGCTTTATCCAGGAGTGCCATGACTGAAACTCCCTTGGCTCCGGTTTCCAGAGTCAGAGCAACCAGATCATCGACAGACAGTGAGTCATCAAGGGTAGATAAAAGGGCCTTGTACATAAATTGAAGGACTGATTCGTCCTGCTCTGCCAGATGGTCCGCGTGGTAGGCATAGGCGGCCATTCCTTTCAGGCCGATGATGATGAGTTCCCTCAGGGAACGGATATCTTCGTTTTTGGTCAGCATGACACCGACTTTTTCGCCCTTTTCCTGCATTTTCGCAGAATCCAGTATAGTAAAAGTAGACGCATCATGGAGCTTCGAGGGAACAAGACTGCCCAGTTCACCCTTGAGTTTATCTCTGATGGCCAGGCTTTCGATGATGGTTGCTACAAAGACATCATTATCAAAGTTGGCATTGGTGATGGTCATGAACAAGCCGCGCATGATCGCCTGGTCTGCCTCGGGGAGTGGTTTCCCCTGCATTCTGGCGGGGCCTGCCACCTGGGCTATTCCTTTCAGGGTGTAGATCAGTAGATCCTGAAGTGCTGCTGTTTCGGGTTCTTTACCGCACACACCTCTTATCTCACATCCCGTACCCTTGGCCGCTTCCTGACATTGAAAACAAAACATACTCATACATAAACTCCTTGATTCCCTGATCCTCAGTGGATCCCAGGGGAATCTATATTTCCTGTTGATAAAGCAAGTATAGGCAGGCATTATAAAGCATGCGGTAACAGATGTTACATAAAACGGTAAATAGGTAATAAAATACCGAATTATATGGAATCATCCAAAGAACATTGATGAACAGGATGTCATAATAATTCTAACTCATCCCTCTGGTACAATCAAAATATAAAAATTAAGATGAAACCATGAAAACCACCTACCATACTCACTGTGATTTCTGTGACGGCATTGCCGATCCCGAGACTGTCGTCAAAACAGCCATTGAAAAGGGGATGGACGTACTGGGATTTTCCTCACATTCTCCTCTGGAAGGGGAAGACTGGACTCTCTCCGCATCGGATGTGAGTGTCTATGTAGGGAAGATCAAAGAGCTTCAGAAAAAATATAAGGATCAGATCCTCGTTATGGTGGGGATGGAGCGGGATTTTATTGCCTCCGAGCCTTGCTGGACCCCCGGCCGCTGGGAAGATCAGCCTCTGGACTATGTGATTGGTTCGGTTCACATGGTGTACTCTGAAAAATTGGACCGCCTTATGTCGGTGGACAATCGGGTAGAGCTGCTTCTGAAGCTGATTGACAAGGGGTATGACGGGAATGCCCGGAAAATGGTGGAAGATTACTATGATACACTCTTGCTGATGATCCAGAGGGAGCAGTTTGATTTTCTGGGGCATCTGGATGTGGTGAAGAAAAGAAACAAGGCTCTCAGTTTTTTCAATGAAGAGGATCACTGGTATCAGAAAAAGGTCAAATCTGTTCTGGAGCTTCTCAGAAAAAAAGAAATCCCCCTGGAGATCAATACGGGAGGGATCTTCAGAGGGGCGACGGATAGCCTTTACCCGTCACAACCTATTCTGAGGGAGTCATTCAAAAAGAATATTCCCATTGTGATCAGCAGCGATTCCCATGATCCCCAGCATCTGGACAGCGGGTTTGATCTGGCCCGGGAAGCCGCTCTGGATGCTGGATATAGGGAACAGTTGATCCTGGACCTGGATGGCTGGAGGAGTATTCCCCTTTAATGACCAGATGAAAATCAGTCAAAAACGATGGTTTTGTTGCCAAATACCAGAATCTTATGCTCCAGATGGAGTCTGACCCCTCGGGAGAGCACACTCTTTTCCAGATTTCGTCCCTTCTCGACAAGATCACTCACATTGTCCCTGTGATTCACCCGGGCTACGTCCTGGGCGATGATGGGTCCCTGATCCAGATCTTCGGTCACATAGTGACTGGTGGCTCCGATGATTTTTACTCCTCTGGAAAAGGCCTGATGATAGGGTTTCGCCCCCACAAAGGCCGGCAGGAAGGAGTGGTGTATGTTGATGATTTTGCGGGGGAAGGCATCGATGAAGGTTCCCGATAGAATCTGCATATAACGGGCCAGGACAACCAGGTCAATCTTCTCTTTCTTGAGGAGAGCTATTTCCTGCTGTTCCACCTCTTTCTTTGTCTCTTTGGTTACGGGAAAGCAGTGAAAGGGAATCTTGAAATATTCGGCTATGGGCCGGCAGTCTTCATGATTAGAGAGGATCATCTTAATCTCTCCATTATGCTCGCCTGCCCTGTTTTTGAGGATGAGCTCATACAGGCAGTGGTCGTATTTTGAGACCAGGATGGCCATTTTTGCTCTTTCTGTTGAAAACTCAAGACGCCAGTCCATCGCGAACTTGAGGGCGATCGGTTCAAAGGCAGGCTCAATCTTCCCGGAGGGAATGGCGAAATCACTCAGATCCCACTCTACCCTCATAAAAAACATCCCTGACTCATCATAATGCTGGTCGCAATTCAGGATGTTTCCCTCATACATGGTTATAAAATGAGTTATCTCTGCAACAATTCCCTTTCTGTCTTCACAGGAAAGGAATAGTATGGCTGACTGGTTTTTCATGGTTTTCTCCCAAAACAGGCTTAAAAGATCAGATCGATCCGAGGGGATATTATAGTGAGGATCAAGGATTTTGAACAGCTCTGCTCCGGGTCATGATGAAGGCAGGGCGGCGGCCAGTTCTCTGAACAGATTTCCTCTGTGAAATTCATTGATAAACATGCCGAAGGATGTGGCCCCCGGGGAGAGGAGGACTA
Proteins encoded in this window:
- a CDS encoding Crp/Fnr family transcriptional regulator, with amino-acid sequence MTQQDLIALSEVSLFNNVDILDLEHFFKDFSVQTQTYDDAQLIAQQGELYIELIFILHGKAAASMTAPNGKVVRLETLQGPCAAASAVLFSSQKALPVTLHSIQSSQILRIPEDTIVTLMQSFPAFLRAYLRENGDKLLFLAEKIRLFQFKSLKQKLIGHFLMLAARQERDEIEMVYSREDLSQLMGVARPSLSREFSNLVNAGLIEAKGKKVRFINKAGLMKMLQEE
- a CDS encoding methylglyoxal synthase, which encodes MKDTVLKKKTIALVAHDNRKEDLIEWVEWNYEILIDHKLICTGTTGKLVEKAIRKKLAFEAEHDLNIIKLKSGPLGGDLQLGALICTGEVDLIIFLWDPMQPQPHDVDVKALLRISVLYNLPIANNRATADYLISSPLFDGDEYEPVLKDYSTYINRMG
- the purU gene encoding formyltetrahydrofolate deformylase — translated: MKNQSAILFLSCEDRKGIVAEITHFITMYEGNILNCDQHYDESGMFFMRVEWDLSDFAIPSGKIEPAFEPIALKFAMDWRLEFSTERAKMAILVSKYDHCLYELILKNRAGEHNGEIKMILSNHEDCRPIAEYFKIPFHCFPVTKETKKEVEQQEIALLKKEKIDLVVLARYMQILSGTFIDAFPRKIINIHHSFLPAFVGAKPYHQAFSRGVKIIGATSHYVTEDLDQGPIIAQDVARVNHRDNVSDLVEKGRNLEKSVLSRGVRLHLEHKILVFGNKTIVFD
- the hcp gene encoding hydroxylamine reductase; translation: MSMFCFQCQEAAKGTGCEIRGVCGKEPETAALQDLLIYTLKGIAQVAGPARMQGKPLPEADQAIMRGLFMTITNANFDNDVFVATIIESLAIRDKLKGELGSLVPSKLHDASTFTILDSAKMQEKGEKVGVMLTKNEDIRSLRELIIIGLKGMAAYAYHADHLAEQDESVLQFMYKALLSTLDDSLSVDDLVALTLETGAKGVSVMALLDKANTESYGNPEITEVNIGTGSNPGILISGHDLRDMESLLKQTEGTGVDVYTHSEMLPANYYPSFKKYSHFVGNYGNAWWKQDKEFASFNGPILMTTNCITPPKASYIDRMYTTGAAGYPGVKILSAKLDNGDKDFSAVIEAAKKCAPPVEIETGSIIGGFAHAQVLALADKVVAAVKSGAIKRFFVMAGCDGRMKGRDYYSEFAKELPDDTVILTAGCAKYRYNKLPLGDIGGIPRVLDAGQCNDSYSLAVTALKLKEVFELNDINDLPISYNIAWYEQKAVIVLLALLSLGVKDIHLGPTLPAFLSPNVAHVLIENFGIAGIGEVEDDIKLFMGA
- a CDS encoding histidinol-phosphatase, with the protein product MKTTYHTHCDFCDGIADPETVVKTAIEKGMDVLGFSSHSPLEGEDWTLSASDVSVYVGKIKELQKKYKDQILVMVGMERDFIASEPCWTPGRWEDQPLDYVIGSVHMVYSEKLDRLMSVDNRVELLLKLIDKGYDGNARKMVEDYYDTLLLMIQREQFDFLGHLDVVKKRNKALSFFNEEDHWYQKKVKSVLELLRKKEIPLEINTGGIFRGATDSLYPSQPILRESFKKNIPIVISSDSHDPQHLDSGFDLAREAALDAGYREQLILDLDGWRSIPL